One stretch of Deltaproteobacteria bacterium DNA includes these proteins:
- a CDS encoding efflux RND transporter periplasmic adaptor subunit, producing MKIKLRVASIFLSTLPVLLLLNACEKVSSIPVAEEKVYNVQVRAAEKRPLRPFVEAIGNLNPYDEVTVSTEVDGILKDLKVDEGTKVSRDMLLAVIDDTDYRLETKRAEAVLEGADSRLQQLLTGARPQEIQLAKAEVNQTLADMEKRKADMERAKKLYQDKYISAQEWDSARTAYEVAVAYHKKAKENYALVVEGPRQEEIAAARAQLDQSQAALSLARQKLSKTKIFSPLAGIVRVRKVSKGELVKNGTPLFVIIQSNPIKLRFTMTERDVGKVKNGQDVSLRVDAFPEREFKGEVTTIYPSLEEKTRTLLVEALVPNPEGILKPGLFAKVILYTGQAKETVVIPVTALLYEETKVKVFVEEKGHAKEKAVQVGSKYGEFMEIVEGLQGGEKVVVAGQQNLSEGGKLNVAR from the coding sequence CCTGTTGCCGAGGAGAAGGTTTATAACGTACAGGTCCGGGCAGCGGAAAAAAGACCTCTCCGGCCCTTCGTAGAAGCCATTGGCAATTTAAACCCCTATGACGAGGTAACGGTAAGCACAGAGGTCGATGGGATTTTAAAGGATCTAAAAGTGGACGAAGGAACCAAGGTTTCCAGGGATATGCTACTGGCCGTGATCGATGACACGGATTATCGTCTGGAAACGAAAAGGGCCGAGGCCGTCTTGGAGGGTGCCGATTCCCGGCTACAGCAACTCTTAACCGGTGCCCGTCCTCAAGAAATTCAACTGGCGAAGGCGGAGGTGAATCAGACCCTGGCCGATATGGAGAAACGGAAAGCGGATATGGAGCGGGCCAAAAAGCTTTATCAGGATAAATACATCTCCGCCCAGGAATGGGATTCTGCCCGAACCGCATACGAGGTAGCTGTTGCCTACCATAAAAAGGCCAAAGAAAATTATGCTTTGGTGGTCGAGGGACCCCGCCAGGAAGAAATCGCCGCCGCTCGCGCCCAATTAGACCAATCCCAGGCCGCCCTCTCTCTGGCCCGCCAAAAACTCAGCAAGACCAAGATCTTTTCTCCCCTGGCTGGAATCGTCCGGGTCCGGAAGGTTTCCAAAGGGGAGTTGGTGAAAAATGGTACCCCTCTTTTTGTGATCATTCAATCAAACCCCATCAAGCTTCGTTTTACTATGACGGAAAGAGACGTGGGAAAAGTAAAGAACGGCCAGGATGTTTCCCTGCGGGTGGATGCTTTTCCCGAAAGAGAATTCAAAGGGGAAGTCACCACCATTTATCCGAGCCTGGAGGAAAAAACCAGGACCCTTTTGGTGGAGGCCTTGGTTCCGAATCCTGAAGGAATTTTAAAGCCAGGCCTTTTTGCCAAGGTTATCCTGTATACCGGGCAGGCCAAGGAAACGGTGGTGATCCCGGTAACGGCTCTTTTATACGAGGAAACCAAAGTTAAGGTGTTCGTGGAGGAAAAAGGCCACGCCAAGGAAAAGGCTGTGCAAGTGGGCAGTAAATACGGCGAGTTTATGGAAATTGTGGAGGGTTTACAGGGAGGCGAAAAAGTTGTGGTCGCCGGCCAGCAGAATCTTTCCGAGGGGGGAAAACTCAATGTGGCTCGCTGA